One region of Camelina sativa cultivar DH55 chromosome 6, Cs, whole genome shotgun sequence genomic DNA includes:
- the LOC109133251 gene encoding jacalin-related lectin 23, producing MDVSLFEEGGREWDDDVYEGVRKVYVGQDINRITYVKFEYVKEDGQVVTSEYGKIAQQPKEFVLQYPDEHIIAVEGNYRGVALCATEVITNLVFKTSKGRKSPLFGPNLLGITTGTKFDIEDGGKKIVGFHGRSGNALDALGVYFVHGSLTTPSSPPVYKLDARGGPGGRVWDDGSYGGVKTLSIGQDNSRITYLEFEYEKDGKLETRQHGVKGKTPLKQFELNPDEYIKSVEATYDKPDIFRNIVITSLTFETSKGTTLFTGYKVGKKFKLAQKGRRLVGFHGKEGSAIDALGAYFAPVPTPIPMIAAKKLPAIGGNGGVAWDDGVYDGVRRILVGQGNDGVAFVKFEYSKGKDLVPGDDHGKKTLLGAEEFELEDGEYLTAIDGYYDKIYGVEAPMIICLQFKTNKRESTPFGMDSGEKFSLGEEGHKIVGIHGQASDVVHSIGVTVVPVTTTK from the exons ATGGATGTATCAT TATTTGAAGAAGGAGGGCGTGAATGGGACGACGATGTGTACGAGGGTGTAAGAAAAGTGTACGTAGGTCAAGATATCAATCGTATCACCTACGTCAAATTCGAGTATGTGAAGGAAGACGGCCAAGTAGTAACAAGTGAATATGGGAAAATAGCTCAACAACCCAAAGAG TTTGTGCTTCAATATCCGGACGAACACATCATAGCAGTGGAAGGAAACTACCGCGGAGTGGCTCTATGTGCCACGGAGGTGATCACAAACCTCGTCTTCAAGACCTCAAAGGGTAGAAAGTCTCCATTGTTTGGTCCAAACTTGCTTGGAATTACCACCGGTACAAAGTTTGATATTGAGGACGGGGGAAAGAAGATCGTAGGATTTCATGGACGATCGGGTAATGCTCTCGACGCTCTTGGAGTTTACTTTGTACATGGCTCTCTAACCACGCCGTCGTCTCCGCCTGTTTACAAGCTGGATGCACGAGGTGGTCCAGGGGGGCGTGTTTGGGATGATGGATCTTACGGCGGCGTTAAAACGTTGAGCATTGGTCAAGATAATTCTCGTATCACTTATTTAGAGTTCGAGTACGAGAAAGATGGTAAGTTAGAGACACGTCAACATGGGGTGAAAGGAAAAACACCATTGAAG caGTTTGAGCTTAACCCGGATGAATACATCAAATCGGTGGAAGCAACCTATGATAAGCCGGACATTTTCCGCAATATCGTCATTACATCGCTTACGTTCGAAACATCAAAGGGGACAACGTTATTCACAGGGTATAAGGTGGGTAAGAAGTTTAAGCTAGCGCAAAAGGGTCGCAGGCTTGTAGGGTTCCATGGAAAGGAAGGTTCAGCTATTGATGCTCTTGGAGCATACTTTGCACCTGTTCCTACTCCGATTCCTATGATTGCGGCCAAGAAACTACCAGCAATAGGCGGCAATGGAGGAGTTGCATGGGATGATGGTGTCTACGATGGTGTGAGGAGGATACTTGTAGGACAAGGAAACGATGGTGTAGCCTTTGTCAAGTTTGAGTACAGTAAGGGCAAAGACCTTGTACCCGGAGATGACCATGGAAAGAAGACATTACTTGGAGCTGAAGAG TTTGAGCTTGAAGATGGTGAATATCTCACGGCCATAGATGGCTACTACGATAAGATTTACGGAGTCGAAGCACCAATGATTATCTGTCTTCAGTTTAAGACGAACAAAAGGGAGTCAACTCCGTTCGGAATGGATTCAGGGGAGAAGTTCTCGCTCGGGGAAGAAGGCCACAAGATCGTTGGAATCCATGGACAAGCTAGCGATGTTGTTCACAGCATCGGAGTCACTGTGGTGCCTGTCACCACCACCAAGTGA